The following are encoded together in the Salvia hispanica cultivar TCC Black 2014 chromosome 6, UniMelb_Shisp_WGS_1.0, whole genome shotgun sequence genome:
- the LOC125196701 gene encoding amino acid transporter AVT1J-like isoform X1 — MTAAADGDDLSFGIPFLAESAHQHQLRRHNSGSGSTSFFKTCFNGVNALSGVGILSVPYALSSGGWLSLILLFLIAGCTYYTSLLIKRCMDLDTNIRSYPDIGERAFGLNGRMFVVVTMNMELYLVATGFVILEGDNQQNLFPSFGGDFVTGKQAFVLIVGLIVLPTVWLDNMAILSYISATGVVASFLLIASVLWSAVFDGIGFQEQGTMFQSRGIPTAISLYAFCYCAHPVFPTLYTSMRNQKQFSKVLLVCFLYCTMSYGSMAVLGYLMFGSKVQSQVTLNLPTNLVSSKVAIYTTLVNPLAKYALMVCPIVKTLERRFLVGRSRRWSILIRTALVASTIFVALVVPFFGYLMSLVGAFLSVTASIILPCLCYMKISGIYVRIGSELIVLCGIIVIGIIVLLVGTYTALLEILSHSIPF; from the exons ATGACGGCTGCAGCAGACGGTGACGACCTGTCGTTCGGAATACCATTTTTGGCTGAGTCAGCTCACCAACACCAACTCCGCCGCCACAACTCCGGCTCGGGGTCAACATCTTTCTTCAAAACATGCTTCAACGGCGTTAATGCTCTATCAG gcGTAGGAATACTATCAGTTCCTTATGCTCTGTCATCAGGCGGATGGTTGAGCTTGATACTGCTCTTCCTCATTGCTGGTTGCACCTACTACACATCTCTACTAATCAAAAGATGCATGGACTTGGACACAAACATCCGAAGCTACCCCGATATAGGGGAGCGAGCATTCGGGTTGAATGGGAGGATGTTCGTAGTAGTAACAATGAACATGGAGCTGTATCTTGTGGCAACCGGTTTTGTGATTCTTGAGGGCgataatcaacaaaatttatttccgTCCTTTGGAGGAGATTTTGTAACCGGGAAACAGGCGTTCGTTCTCATCGTTGGACTCATCGTGCTACCTACTGTGTGGCTAGACAACATGGCCATTCTTTCTTACATATCCGCCACTGGAGTAGTCGCTTCCTTTTTGCTCATCGCTTCTGTTTTGTGGTCTGCTGTTTTTGATGGCATCGGATTTCAGGAGCAGGGCACTATGTTTCAGAGCAGAGGAATCCCTACCGCGATTAGCCTATATGCGTTCTGTTACTGCGCACATCCGGTTTTTCCAACGTTGTACACTTCCATGAGAAACCAAAAGCAATTTTCTAAG GTTTTGCTCGTATGCTTCCTTTATTGCACCATGAGCTATGGTTCGATGGCTGTCCTAGGGTATCTGATGTTCGGGTCAAAGGTGCAGTCTCAGGTGACATTGAATCTCCCTACTAACCTGGTCAGTTCCAAAGTAGCCATCTATACTACGTTGGTCAATCCATTGGCTAAGTATGCTTTGATGGTGTGTCCAATTGTGAAAACTCTCGAGAGGCGATTCTTGGTGGGGCGTAGTAGACGGTGGAGCATATTGATTAGGACTGCATTGGTGGCGAGCACGATATTTGTGGCCTTGGTTGTGCCTTTCTTCGGGTATCTAATGTCACTGGTGGGGGCGTTTCTGAGCGTCACGGCCTCAATCATACTGCCTTGCTTGTGCTATATGAAGATCTCGGGGATCTATGTTAGAATCGGGAGCGAGTTGATTGTGTTGTGTGGGATTATAGTGATTGGTATTATTGTGCTTCTAGTTGGTACTTATACAGCTTTGTTGGAGATTTTGAGCCATTCGATTCCATTTTGA
- the LOC125196701 gene encoding amino acid transporter AVT1J-like isoform X2 — protein sequence MDLDTNIRSYPDIGERAFGLNGRMFVVVTMNMELYLVATGFVILEGDNQQNLFPSFGGDFVTGKQAFVLIVGLIVLPTVWLDNMAILSYISATGVVASFLLIASVLWSAVFDGIGFQEQGTMFQSRGIPTAISLYAFCYCAHPVFPTLYTSMRNQKQFSKVLLVCFLYCTMSYGSMAVLGYLMFGSKVQSQVTLNLPTNLVSSKVAIYTTLVNPLAKYALMVCPIVKTLERRFLVGRSRRWSILIRTALVASTIFVALVVPFFGYLMSLVGAFLSVTASIILPCLCYMKISGIYVRIGSELIVLCGIIVIGIIVLLVGTYTALLEILSHSIPF from the exons ATGGACTTGGACACAAACATCCGAAGCTACCCCGATATAGGGGAGCGAGCATTCGGGTTGAATGGGAGGATGTTCGTAGTAGTAACAATGAACATGGAGCTGTATCTTGTGGCAACCGGTTTTGTGATTCTTGAGGGCgataatcaacaaaatttatttccgTCCTTTGGAGGAGATTTTGTAACCGGGAAACAGGCGTTCGTTCTCATCGTTGGACTCATCGTGCTACCTACTGTGTGGCTAGACAACATGGCCATTCTTTCTTACATATCCGCCACTGGAGTAGTCGCTTCCTTTTTGCTCATCGCTTCTGTTTTGTGGTCTGCTGTTTTTGATGGCATCGGATTTCAGGAGCAGGGCACTATGTTTCAGAGCAGAGGAATCCCTACCGCGATTAGCCTATATGCGTTCTGTTACTGCGCACATCCGGTTTTTCCAACGTTGTACACTTCCATGAGAAACCAAAAGCAATTTTCTAAG GTTTTGCTCGTATGCTTCCTTTATTGCACCATGAGCTATGGTTCGATGGCTGTCCTAGGGTATCTGATGTTCGGGTCAAAGGTGCAGTCTCAGGTGACATTGAATCTCCCTACTAACCTGGTCAGTTCCAAAGTAGCCATCTATACTACGTTGGTCAATCCATTGGCTAAGTATGCTTTGATGGTGTGTCCAATTGTGAAAACTCTCGAGAGGCGATTCTTGGTGGGGCGTAGTAGACGGTGGAGCATATTGATTAGGACTGCATTGGTGGCGAGCACGATATTTGTGGCCTTGGTTGTGCCTTTCTTCGGGTATCTAATGTCACTGGTGGGGGCGTTTCTGAGCGTCACGGCCTCAATCATACTGCCTTGCTTGTGCTATATGAAGATCTCGGGGATCTATGTTAGAATCGGGAGCGAGTTGATTGTGTTGTGTGGGATTATAGTGATTGGTATTATTGTGCTTCTAGTTGGTACTTATACAGCTTTGTTGGAGATTTTGAGCCATTCGATTCCATTTTGA